A region of the Flavobacteriaceae bacterium MAR_2010_188 genome:
TCAGTAAGACTTTGGTGTCTTTCGATTATCTGAACATGAGAATTCTCGTCTACCACAATCAGATTTCTAGGTTGAAGCATCAAAGCAGCTTCATTACCCGTAGAAAAATGTACGATTTGTATCGGCTTTTCTACTGATTTATTTTTGTAGATATGTATGTAGGCGCCTTCCACAGAGAAAGCTGTGTTTAGTGCAGACAGACTATCTTTTGTGGCGGCTTGGTTAAAATAGTTCTCGATGATTGGTCGATACTTCGGCTTACTTAAGGCAGAAGACATTAGACAAACATCAATGCCATCGTGCGTGGTTTGAGATAAATTTGAAGAATACTTACCATCGATAAAAACGATTTTGTAAGTATCGATGTCATCCAAGAAAAACCGTTTTACATCGCTATATTCTAAAGCATTATCCTGTTTCGGAAAAACGCTGTAGTCTGGCTTTAAAACTTTATTAAGACTGGTATATTTCCAAGCTTCCAACTTTTTAGTGGGAAAACCTTGGTTTTCAAATTCTTTAATGGCTTCACTTCTAATATCGTGAACAGGCGAATCTAAATCGACCTGATTCTCGAATGCTAAAAATGAGCTGATTAATTTATCTTTTAAATCCATATTTTATTAGTTTGCATTTAGCAGGAGCAGTTGAGTTTGCACTTTGCAGTTCACAGTTTGCAATAGCAGTAAGCAGATACTGCCAACTGTATTTACTGCTTAACAGCTTCTTCCTTAATCCAATCGTATCCTTTTGCCTCTAGCTCATGCGCCAATTCCTTGGTACCGGATTTTACAATCTTACCGTTATGCAGGACGTGCACAAAATCTGGAACAATATGATCTAATAACCTTTGGTAATGCGTTATAACGATTACCGCGTTGTTCTTGGTTTTTAATTTATTTACTCCGTTGGCAACAATTCTTAAAGCGTCGATATCCAAGCCGGAATCAGTTTCGTCCAAAATGGCGAGTTTAGGCTCTAGCATCGCCATTTGGAAAATTTCATTTCTCTTTTTTTCACCACCAGAAAATCCAGTATTTAATGAACGTGAAAGAAATTTTCTGTCGATTTCTAAAAGTTCTGATTTTTCTCTAATTAATTTAAGCATAAGATTGGCAGGCATATCTTCAAGCCCTTTGGCTTTTCTGGTCTCGTTGATGGCCGTTTTCATAAAGTTGGTAACGCTTACGCCAGGAATTTCAACAGGATACTGAAAAGAAAGAAAAATACCTTTATGAGCGCGTTCTTCAGCGGCATCTTCAATTATATTTTCTCCTTCAAAAAATATCTCTCCTTGTTCTACTTCATATTCGTCCTTGCCAGCGATTACATTGGCCAAAGTACTTTTACCAGAACCATTTGGTCCCATTATGGCATGTACCTCACCAGCATTAACCTTAAGGTTTATACCGTTTAATATTGATTTATCTTCTACACTTGCGTGTAAGTTTTTAATTTCTAACATCTTGGTTAATATAATTTAATGACTTCGTCGTCTTCTGGATTAGGTTTATAAACGTCTACTATTTCTTTAATATCGACCTTGTACGGCCATCCTTCTTCTCCATCTGCTTTTGCAATGCGGATACCTCTTACGGCAACCGGAACAAAATCGGTATCTTCCTTTTTATACTTTTTCACAATATCTGCCAATTCGTGCATTTTTTCGTTAATCACAACACCGTACATAGTATTATCATCGGTCTGCAAAACTGCTGCATCTGCAAAATATATAAACTTACCGGTGAACATAATCAGTCCATCGCTCTGTTTTGCTGTTCGAATTGAATCATTTTCAACCACAGAATTATCTTCTACTGTAGTAGAGTTTTCATTTTTACAGCTGAATATTACTAAGGCTGCTAAAAGAAAAAGTGCACTCCCCTTCATGACTTTTATTGTAATGGTTTTGGAGCTTTAGGCATAGCATTAAAGTCCTTAGTTGAATGCTGAATATATACCTTAGCATTTTTCTCATTCGCGAAAGCTTCAAAGGCATTCATACTATTTAAAGTTTCATCAACACTATAATTGAAACTTGGCACAACTCGATCCGTACGGTTTTCTTCAAAATGATAAAGATCTCCAGATAAAATAATCGGACCTTCTTCATCTAAATCTAAAAACAAAGACTGATGACCGGCAGTATGTCCCGGTGTGAATTTAATCACCACTTTTCCATCACCATAAACATCATAGTCACCATTAATTTTTTGAATCTTGGTTAATCCCTTAATTGCGTTGAAGGTATCTGGATCATTTTTTTGATTTTCTTCACTTGTCACAAAATCATACTCTTTTTCTTGCACGATCCAGGTCGCGTCCTTAAACTTGGCAGCAGAACCCGAATGGTCAAAATGAGTATGCGACAATATTAAATAATCGAAATCGGCCGGAGTTAGATTCAGTGTTTGCAACTGACTCTCTATTGAATCTTTCCTAGAAACGGTAAATGCACCATCTGGAGTAGTAAAAGGTTCTTGACCTACTAAACCTTCTGCAAGGCCAGCATCCCACAAAATTCTTCCTTTTGGATGTTCAATCACGTAGATAGGATCAGCAAATTCTCTCGATTCTCCTTTATATCTATCTCCTTGAGAAAAAACTTCTAGTTTATTGACTTGTACCGTACCTCCGTCTAATGTGTAAAGCTTAAGCTGTGGTTCTTCAACCTCAACATTTTCTTCCACCACGGTATCCTGCTCAATATTCGCTTTGTCGTTTTTACAAGATACTATTGATAAAAAAGCTAAAATGATTATTGATAGTTGTGTCTTCATATATCGTATTACTTATTTTATGTTTTCGTTGATTATATATCTAAAGAGGCATTATTAAGATATCTGCTTTCGCAGATATTTGTTATCCGACCGAGCCTTCAAGACTTATTTCAAGTAATTTTTGTGCTTCTACGGCAAATTCCATCGGAAGTTTATTCAAGACTTCCTTGCTAAATCCATTTACTATTAGAGCGATAGCTTTCTCTGTATCGATACCTCGTTGGTTACAGTAAAAAATCTGGTCCTCACCAATTTTACTGGTTGTTGCTTCATGTTCTATCTGGGCGGTTTTATTTTTCACTTCGATATAAGGAAAAGTATGTGCACCGCAATCATTTCCCATAAGAAGACTATCGCATTGCGAAAAGTTCCTCGCATTGTCGGCTCTAGAATTAATTTGAACCAATCCTCTATAGGAATTCTGTGATTTTCCAGCCGATATTCCTTTACTAATGATAGTAGACTTGGTGTTTTTACCAAGATGAATCATTTTAGTTCCGGTATCTGCCTGTTGGTAATTATTGGTTACGGCGATAGAATAAAATTCGCCCACCGAATTATCTCCTTTTAAGATACAAGAAGGATATTTCCAGGTTATTGCCGATCCGGTCTCAACTTGGGTCCAAGAAATTTTTGCGTTCTTTTCGCAAATGCCTCGCTTAGTTACAAAATTGTAAACCCCACCTTTTCCTTTAGCATCCCCAGGAAACCAGTTTTGAACCGTACTATATTTAATTTCTGAGTCATCTAAAGCTATCAGTTCTACAACTGCAGCATGAAGTTGATTTTCGTCACGGCTCGGGGCGGTACATCCTTCAAGATAACTTACATAGCTGCCTTTGTCCGCAATTACCAAAGTTCTTTCGAACTGGCCAGTTCCCGCTTGATTAATTCTAAAATAAGTTGAAAGTTCCATTGGGCATCTTACGCCTTTAGGAATATAGCAGAAACTACCGTCACTAAATACTGCGCTATTTAAGGCGGCATAGAAATTATCGCGTTGAGGAACAACGCTCCCTATATATTTTCTAACAAGTTCTGGGTAATCTTTTATAGCGTCACTGATGGAACAAAAAATAATTCCTTTTTCTAGAAGCGTCTTTTTAAAGGTTGTCGCCACAGAAACTGAATCTATAACCACATCCATCGCCACGCCAGACAAAGCTTTTTGTTCATCCAAAGAAATGCCTAACTTATTGAATGTTGCCAAAAGTTCTGGATCAACCTCATCTAAACTATCGTATTTAGGTTTGCTGTTGGGTGCTGAATAATAAGATATCGCCTGAAAATCTGGTTTTTTATAATTGACATTTGCCCAAGTTGGCTCAGTCATTCCTTGCCAGTAGCGAAACGCTTCTAGCCTCCAATCGGTCATCCATTCCGGTTCACCTTTTTTAAGAGAAATCGCTCTTACAATATCCTCGTTAAGACCAATCGGAAAAGTATCGGATTCAATATCTGTATAAAAACCATATTCATATTCTTTGGTCTTTAGTTCTTCCCTTAAATCGTCCTCTGTATATTTTGGCATAAAATTATTTTATAATGAAAAAGACTCGCCACAACCGCAAGTTCTGTTGGCATTAGGATTATTAAACACAAAGCCGGCTCCGTTAAGTCCGCCCGAATATTCTAGAGTAGTCCCTATCAAATAAAGAAAACTCTTTTTATCGACGATGATTTTTACACCATTGTCCTCAAAAACCTTATCACCTTCATCTTGATTCTTATCGAATTTAAGATCATATGATAACCCAGAGCATCCTCCGCTCTTTACACCAACGCGAACATAATCAGTATCGGCGCTATAGCCGTCCTCATGCATCAGTTCGACTACTTTCTTTTTGGCAGTTTCAGAAACTTTAATCATTTGTTATGTAGATTAGGTCTAAATAGACAGCAAATATACAACATAACAAAGGTTTATCAAGGATAGCTAACATTATATTAGGATATATAGCTATAGGGATTGTTGATGTTCGGCCGTATTTATTCGATGGATAATTTTGTGCTTCTTTTAGACTAATTGCGATACTCGATTGTCGCAATTATAACCATATCCTTACCTTTGCAAAATGATAGAAGATAAAAATGAGCAGCGTACATCCTTGAGCGAACTTGGCGAGTTTGGACTTATAGACCATCTCACAAGGAATTTCAAGGTCAAGCATAAATCTACCATTAAAAGTGTTGGCGACGATGCTGCGGTATTGGATTTAAAACAAGGACAGACTGTTGTTACAACAGATTTGCTGATAGAAAATGTTCATTTTGATTTGAGCTACGTTCCACTCAAACATTTAGGATATAAAGCGGTGATGGTCAATCTCTCTGATGTGTACGCGATGAATGCTGCTGCTACTCAGATTACGGTTTCCATCGCTCTGTCAAATAGATTTCCGTTAGAAGCTGTTGAAGAACTTTATGTTGGTATCGAACATGCAGCAGAACTTTACGGGGTCGACGTTGTTGGCGGCGATACCACATCTTCTACAACTGGACTCATTATTTCTATAACCGCCATTGGTTTTGCGGAAGAGAAAAATATCGTTTATAGAAATGGGGCTAAAGAATCTGATTTGTTGGTGGTCACTGGCGATTTGGGCGGCGCTTATATGGGCCTTCAAGTTTTAGAGCGTGAAAAAGAAGTTTTTAAGGTGAATCCTAATAATCAACCAGATTTGCATGCTTACACTTATATCATTGAAAGGCAGTTAAAACCTGAAGCCAGAAAGGATATCATTAAACTGCTTGCTGATCTTAAAGTAAAACCAACGTCTATGATCGATATCAGTGATGGACTTTCTTCCGAGATTTTACATTTATCCAAGCAGAGCGAGGTTGGGATTGAAGTGTACGAAGATAAAATTCCTTTGGACCCTCAAGTAATTTCTAGCTGCGAAGAATTTAATGTAGATAGTACCACGATTGCTTTAAATGGTGGTGAGGATTATGAATTATTATTTACGATAGACCAAAAAGACTTTCCGAAGATAAAAGGTAATCCTAATCTAACTGTGATTGGTTATGTAACCGATAAGGCAAGTGGAAATCATTTGGTTACCCGAGGAAATTCTAAAGTTGAAATAATCGCCCAAGGATGGAACTCCTTTAAGGAAAACAACTAATTTACAAGAAATTTTATGCGGATTGGAGCGGCGGGTAAATGGCAGTTGCAAAAGTCGCTTCTTTAATCCTTAATCTTCTTCTCATGTACATTTGCTCTAATAGGGAATTTATTTCCTGAAATTTTGGAGTAAGTGCAATAAGATTTCCGTTGCTATCTGTAGTTAATTGTTTGTTGCAACACCTGCAAGTATATTCTTTAACGTGCGAGGTGACTTTTTTCGAAACTTCATATTTATGGCCAAATAGGTCGCATATGATTTTAAACGAATTCTGTTTGTTTGGCGTAGATTTGCTCATGGCTTTTTTGTTTTGAGAATTCTAACTTATAATAAATGTAAAGAAAACTTGTTAAAAAGTCATTATTTTTCGTTAAAGTGTTTTAATAAGTAAGTCAATTCTTTATTATTTTCAATTTGAGACATATGTCCGCCTTCTAAAACTTGAATTCTGATATTTTTATCGTTTAAATAATTCCTTTGATCTTGGAGTGTTAACACCTCATCTTTTAAACCTAATACCACCAATTTTTTACATTTTAGAGAATTTAGCACATCAACCCTATTTTTACGGATTTTCATTCCTCGGATAGCAGCAATAATATTTTCTGTAGTCATTTCGTAGGCTTGCTGTTTTAAATCCTCAATCTCTTTTATAAATATTTCTCGGTTCTCAGCCGCAAACAAATTATTAATGGACATACTTATAAATAGATCCTTGTCTTTTTTTATGAGCTTTATAGCTCTATCTCTGTTTTCTTTCCTTTCTCTATTATCATCTAGGGCGCTAGAATTCATGAGGATCAAACCTCTAAAATAATTTGGGTCGGCCTCTGCAAGTGCTAATGCTACATACCCTCCCATGGAATGACCTACAATCGTGGCAGCGTTCACCTTTAAGTGTTGCAGAATATGTTTTACCACTGCTGCCATCATTTCCATACTGTGGGTTTCTCCATAATTGCCCGTATTACCATGCCCCGGCAAATCAATGATTATGACTTGAAAATCGCTCTTAAGCTCTTGGGTAATCTCTTTCCACATGGTGGAGTTTTCCAAAAAACCATGAAGAAAAACAATGGTTTCTCCCTCTCCTATCACATCGTAAAAAACAGAAGTTCCTTTATAATCTAAATTCATATTAATCCTATATTGCGCAAAGATAAATTATAGATGTCCGGAACTAAAAAGATACTAGTAACAAGTTTCGCGCTTTTCTCGCTTTTCTTTGGAGCAGGAAATTTAATCCTTCCACCTTTCTTGGGTTTTGCAACTGGTAATAATTGGCCCTTGGTGGTCCTTGGTTTTGCGATCACCGCAGTGCTCATCCCAATCTTAGGAATTATTGCTCACGCAAGAGTCCAGGGCACTATGTATGACCTCGGCAAAAAAGTTTCCCCTATTTTTTCTAGCATCTATTGCATCATTGTTTATGCAATTTCTATAACAATACCTTCCCCTAGAACGGCTTCTGTAACTCATGAAATGGCCATAAATCCTTATTTTGAATCGAGCTCTTTACTTACTAGCAGCATTTACTTTGCCTTGGTATTATTGTTCGTGATGAACCGTTCGAAAATACTAGATATTATCGGGAAGTTTTTAACGCCTTTCATCATTATTATTCTCAGCATTATTATCGTTCTCGGAATCGTAAATGCTTCAACTTTAACTATTGTAGATCAAAGCACTTCTAATCTGGATGTTTTAACCACCGGAATTTTGGAAGGTTACCAAACCTTTGATGCTATTGGTGCAGTTGTGGTTGGGGCTGTTATTGTAATTTCAATTAACTTGAAGGATTCATCTTCATTCGAAAATAAAAGAGAGCTTATAACCAAAGCTGGTATCATTGCTGGCCTTGGATTACTTATCATTTACACTGGGCTAATTTATTGTGGAGCTACTTTTGGCCAGAATTTTAGTGAAGAAATCACAAGAACTGAGATTCTTACTCAAATAAGCAAAAACACCTTGGGAGCGATAGGTAATTCGTTCTTGAGCGTTCTTGTGGCTTTAGCTTGTTTTACGACGGCGGTGGGTATTGTAACGGGGACTTCAGATTATTTTAGGAAATTATTTGACGATTCTCAATTGGCTTACACCATTACGGCAATTTGCGGATGTATTATTGGGGTAATCATTGGCAGTTATAACGTAGAATTCATCATAGACTTTGCACTACCTGCATTAATGTTTATCTACCCGATAACGATAGTTTTAATTTTCCTAAACGTTTTACCTCAGAAAATTGGCAGTCCACTTTTATTTAAAGCCGTAGTTCTCACAACATTTTTATTCAGTATCCCTGATTTTTTAAAGTTTGTAATCCCCCCTGAAAATTTGACCAACGTAATAGAGATAATTCCGTTAGCGAACTACAGTTTAGGCTGGGTATTACCAGCCTTCACTGTATTTATCGCAGTTTTGATTATTGAAAAATACCGACGACCTATCGGTTCATAATTTCTTCAATTTCATCAGCTTCAATAGGAATATTTTTCATCAAGTTTTTCGGTTCTCCAGATTTTTGGATTATCACGTCATCTTCTAATCTAATCCCAAAACCTTCCTCAGGAATATAAATTCCAGGTTCTACTGTAAAAACCATATTCTCTTGCATTGGCTCATACAACAATCCATAATCATGAGTGTCTAAACCGATATGATGTGAAGTGCCATGCATAAAATACTTTTTATAAGCCGGCCGATCCTTATCCTCGGTTTTTACATCCGACTTATCTAGCAGACCAAGCTTCAATAATTCTGAAGTCATTAGTTTTCCAACTTCAACATGGTATTTTTCCCACATAACGCCGGGTCGCAACATTTTGGTTGCTTCGTCCTTTACCTGATTTACTGCATTGTAAACCTGTTTTTGTCTTTCTGTAAATCTCCCTGAAACTGGAATAGTCCTAGTCATATCAGAAGAATAGTTTGCATACTCTGCACCAACGTCTAACAGGATTAAATCACCCGATTTGCATTGCTGATTATTTTGAACATAATGCAGCACATTGGCATTATTACCGGAAGCAATAATAGGCGTATAAGCAAATCCTTTTGATCTATTTCTAAGGAATTCATGCATAAATTCTGCTTCAATTTCGTATTCCCAAACTCCAGGTTTTACAAATTGAAGGATTCTCCTAAAGCCTTTTTCGGTAATGTCACAGGCTTTTTGCATTAAGTTTAATTCTGTATCGCTCTTTACAGAACGTAAACGCTGAAGAATAGGATTGCTCTTGGCAACCATATGCGCAGGGTATTTTTCCTTAAGCAATTTTGCAAACCGAGCTTCTCGAGTTTCAGTTTCAACATTGGCGCGGTAATGCTCGTTAGTATTGATATAGACGGTTTCTGATTGGGTCATTAACTCGAATAAAACTTTATCTAATTCATTCAACCAGTAAACCGTTTTTATCCCGCTTGTATCAAATGCTGCATCTTTGGTTAATTTCTCGCCTTCCCAAACTGCAATATGGTCATTGGTTTCCTTTAAAAACAAAATCTCCTTGTGCTTGTCTTTTGGTGCGTCAGGAAAAAGAACAAGAATACTTTCTTCTTGATCAACTCCCGATAAGTAAAAAATATCGCGATGTTGCTCAAATGGCATAGTGCTATCGGCACTTATCGGATAAATATCATTACTATTGAATATTGCGAGGCTGTTTGGTTTCATTTCGGCCATAAACGCTTTGCGGTTTTTGGCAAATAGTTCTTTAGCGATCGGTTGGTATTTCATTTTAAATATGCTTTGGGTTAAAGGTAAAGAGTTTCCTGAGGTATATCAAATTAATGAAAAACCTTATATTTGAGAAAAACATTACACATCACTTTGCTATGAAAAAAATTACTCGCCTATCACTATTTTCATTTCTGCTTTTTTTGAGTTTTACTTCTCAAGGGCAAATGCTTATGGAAATACCTATAGAAGCACAAGTTTCTAAATCCACCAATATTGTTGAAGCCGAGCTGGTTTCAAAGAAATCTTATTGGAACTCCGCCCACACTCATATTTACACGGTTAATACCTTAAAGGTTTATAAAGTTTTTAAAGGTGAATCATACGAAGAAATAAATGTGATAACCCAAGGCGGTACTGTTGGCTTTAAGGCAGAAATAGTTACGCCAAGCGTAAAATTCCGAAAAGGGACGGTGGGTCTATTGATGCTACAGTCCAAAGAGATCAACTTAGACGGGATAGCTAAGAACAAAACCTTTTTTAATACGTATAGCTCCGTACAAGGATATTACCCTTACGATTTAGATAATAAGTCTGTTTATAATACATTCAGAAGATTTAACGACATTGAAACCGAATTCTATCAAAAGATAAAGACTCTAACAAAGAGGGATTATAAAGAAGTCGCTAAGCTTAAAATGCCAGAGAATCCTTCTGATGCACAAAAATTATCTTCAACGGCAGATATTATTTCAATCACTCCAACTACCGCCTCTGCTGGGACTGGTATTATTCTAACAATTTCAGGTACAAACTTTGGTAGCTCTACGGGGACTGTTGGTTTTAAAAATGGTGATGCGGGTGGCAATAATGCATCTGCTATCCCAGTCTATGTAGATGCTTATAGAGATCAAATCATTAGCTGGACCGATACCCAAATTAGGGTTAAAATACCATCTTTTGCCGGGACTGGGGAAGTAAGGGTTAGAAGTGCTGGTGGTACAAGAACATTTTTTTCTGATGTTTTGACTATTCTATATGCACATCTAAATTTCGATTTAGTTAACAGTTCTGGCACTGCGGTAGATGAAGTGGGCGCTCAATTATATAATCAAAATGGAGAAGGTGGCTACACACTGCATTTGAATTCTGATTTTAATACAAATGCAGACGCAACCGCGGCCTACCGTAGAGCTTTGAATGAATGGGTTTGTGGATCCGGAGTAAATTTAAAACTAGGTGCTACTACTCCCACCGATGTAGCCGAAAATGACGGTGAGAATGTCGTGACATTTGGAGCAGTTACTGATTTTGAAGATGGAGTTTTAGCCACGACTTTTACTTATCCCGATTTTTGTACAACTACCGTCGATCCTGGATTTGATGTTTGGGCTGAAGAGATTGATCAAGTGTTCAATGAATCCATCAATTGGAATTTCACCGCGGCTAATCCAACAAATGCTCAGGTAGATTTCGAAACTGTTGCGCTTCATGAGTTAGGGCATGCGATTCTTCTAGGCCATATTATTGATGTAGGAGCTGTAATGCATTATGCGATTGGATTCGACAGTTTTAATAGAACCCCAGAACCAAATGATATTGTTGGCGCTGAGGCCATGCTAAATAAAAGTATGAACCAAATTTGCGGTATCGCAACCATGACCGCATCTGCTTGTAGTCTTTCTACAGAGGATTCGATTGCAGATGCGATCGTTATTTATCCAAACCCCGCAAACAACTACCTAAATATAAAGAGCAGCAATAGCATATCTCTAAAGACAATCAATATGTACGATATGCTTGGAAGAAACGTACTTTCAAAATCGAGTGATTTCACGACCGGACTACAAACTTTAAATACTTCGTCCTTAAATGCCGGCATTTATCTGCTTGAAATAAAATCAGCTGATAAATCAGTTACCAAGAAAATCATTATCGAATGATAAATTATCTAGAAAGCAGCCATTAGGCTGCTTTTTTTATGGATTAGAATAAAGTTGTATGTATTAAAAATTCAATTTTATACCTTTAATATCTTCAAACTAAATAATTATATGTCCTTTTCAAAAATTGCCGTTACCGCCCTGTTTCTTTTACCCGCCATTATTAATTCCCAAAACGCAGCCACTTCGTCGGATGCCGTTACGAAGGGTCTTGAGGTTAAGACAGAAAAACAGAAAAATTCCGTTGTAAAAAATGTTCCTTTTCGCAACATAGGACCATCAATCATGAGCGGAAGGGTAGTAGATTTAGATGTAAATCCAGATAATTCGACTGAATTTTACGTTGGTTATGCATCGGGAGGTTTATGGTATACTAACAATAATGGAACAACCTTTAAGCCGGTTATCGATAGTACAAACACTCAAAATGTAGGTGAAATTGCAGTTGATTGGAAGAATGGAACGATTTGGGTAGGAACTGGTGAAAACAACGCTTCTAGATCTTCTTACGCCGGAATAGGAATTTTAAAATCTACCGATAAAGGGAAATCTTGGCAAAATATGGGCCTTAAAGATTCGCAGCATATTGGTAAAATCCTGATTAATCCCAATAACCCTGATGAAGTTGTGGTCGGCGTTACTGGTCACTTA
Encoded here:
- a CDS encoding Por secretion system C-terminal sorting domain-containing protein, encoding MEIPIEAQVSKSTNIVEAELVSKKSYWNSAHTHIYTVNTLKVYKVFKGESYEEINVITQGGTVGFKAEIVTPSVKFRKGTVGLLMLQSKEINLDGIAKNKTFFNTYSSVQGYYPYDLDNKSVYNTFRRFNDIETEFYQKIKTLTKRDYKEVAKLKMPENPSDAQKLSSTADIISITPTTASAGTGIILTISGTNFGSSTGTVGFKNGDAGGNNASAIPVYVDAYRDQIISWTDTQIRVKIPSFAGTGEVRVRSAGGTRTFFSDVLTILYAHLNFDLVNSSGTAVDEVGAQLYNQNGEGGYTLHLNSDFNTNADATAAYRRALNEWVCGSGVNLKLGATTPTDVAENDGENVVTFGAVTDFEDGVLATTFTYPDFCTTTVDPGFDVWAEEIDQVFNESINWNFTAANPTNAQVDFETVALHELGHAILLGHIIDVGAVMHYAIGFDSFNRTPEPNDIVGAEAMLNKSMNQICGIATMTASACSLSTEDSIADAIVIYPNPANNYLNIKSSNSISLKTINMYDMLGRNVLSKSSDFTTGLQTLNTSSLNAGIYLLEIKSADKSVTKKIIIE